DNA sequence from the Nicotiana tomentosiformis chromosome 3, ASM39032v3, whole genome shotgun sequence genome:
tttAGTGAAACCAACAGGATACACTGCAAGAATAATATGGGCAGTAATTTGTTTTTATAGCTAGCCAGAGGATGGATTTGATCCAACAAAAATTGTGAAAGATGAAGTTAAAATTATTTGATTAGCATGAATAATGACAAAGAATTACTGCCAGGCAACAAATGGTAAGCATTATACCTACAACAATATATAGCAGAAATCATGTCAAAGTTATATTAAGTGATACTCCATATATATGTGAATACAAGGAAATTCTTCTGGCAATAGCAAGTTTCTCTTATGAAGTTTGTTCTAATGAGAAACGGTTACCTAATAAAAGCTCTATTTTCCTGTAACTTCTATCTACTACTTCATTCAATAAAAGTcactattatatataaattgatTGTTGCGTGTCTCTCCTCCCGTTGATATTCTGCTTCCCTTTCATTAGTCATGCTTACCAGATTATATCTTCATCCGTTTCATGCAACATAGGAGTAGCTTCGATAACTTTTGGAACATCTTGTTCCTCCATATTTACCCCATGATTTTTCTTTGATCATATATTCTTCTTGATTCGGCACACAACAATATCCTCTTTAGGAATATTGTTTTCTTTAAAGAAATCATCCCCGACCAAATATTCTTTCATCAGCCAAATATTATTGTGCTCTCCTTCTTTACTACGACTAGTTTGAAACTTGAAACATCTTCTAAACCCAACCACAGTTCCCTTACCATTCTTGATAGGATCAATACATGTGTGGCCTTTCCATTTCCCGTTGGCGCAAGTTCGACGAACCCTTGTATGCTCGCTCTTCTGCTTCTTCAACCGAGTAAAAAAATAGCGAACCTTCTCTTTGGGATGATCAGAAGTGCCAAATATCTCCCATGGTGGTTGGTCTCCATAGATATCGGCAAGTTTGAAATTAGGGCATTCACTCGGAAAAGGCTCGCCCTTTATGAACATTTTCAGAAAGTTGATCAACTCTGCTTCAGTTGGATGAAACCGAACACCCATGACATGCCGGCGTGCAGCTGGTACCGTCGACATGGTATATATGGTCGTCTCTTTTTCTTGCTTATAGAGAAACATAAGAATGAGACAATAGTAATTGCCGCAATACGCAAAGACAAGAAGTTTTGTTCTCTCAAGTAAGAAGACAAGAACTATGAAAGAAAACCCTAAACGAATGGCGGAAGTTAATTGACTATTTATAGATATCTGACCAGGTTAAATCCAATAGAGAAAATTTAGGAAACAAATTTTTAGGAGAGAAAAGAAGTGTTCATTTCTGCGGAAGGTTAAGCTTGGGACTCAAGttagttaattaattaaaaacaaaCTCCTACTCCGTTAAATACATTTAAAGGCTCTCCTCGTTAAAAATTAAAAACCAAGAACCATTTTTCCAATATCTGCCCCAGCGAGTGTCTAATTGGAACACTTTATTATGTGTTCAGGTGCACAACTGGAACATCCTAATTAGTCCGAGTACTGTGTAAATGGAAATAGTATGCCTCCAATTGCGATGATTGGAAGATGGCGCGCCAAATCTTTTGTTAGCAAATATTTATATGGAAATATTCATAAT
Encoded proteins:
- the LOC104096170 gene encoding NAC domain-containing protein 46-like, translated to MSTVPAARRHVMGVRFHPTEAELINFLKMFIKGEPFPSECPNFKLADIYGDQPPWEIFGTSDHPKEKVRYFFTRLKKQKSEHTRVRRTCANGKWKGHTCIDPIKNGKGTVVGFRRCFKFQTSRSKEGEHNNIWLMKEYLVGDDFFKENNIPKEDIVVCRIKKNI